In Rutidosis leptorrhynchoides isolate AG116_Rl617_1_P2 chromosome 2, CSIRO_AGI_Rlap_v1, whole genome shotgun sequence, one genomic interval encodes:
- the LOC139889109 gene encoding uncharacterized mitochondrial protein AtMg00810-like, whose protein sequence is MPPLPTPPPTQTNQPPPTQTNQPIRSRPAHLRPNPKQTKPYNASSYHTRYPLSEPATFTIANNDLKWHNAMAEEYSALIRNGTWLLVPHPPDANIETFSPVVKSTTIRVILSLAISHKWPLLQLDVQNAFLNGNLHETVYLKQPQGFVDSAKPNHVCLLQKSLYGLKQAPRAWFHRLSQALFSMGFHGSKTDPSLFVYSSGHTLLYMLVYVDDIILTGNSQAAIDDIVQRLVRMFSIKGMGSLSYFLRIEVTRTGDDVILSQRKYIHEILECAGMYDTKPVSSPMTSNESLALGDGPMFADSVKYRQIVGALQYITLSRPDITFAVNKVCQYMHSPTDNQLRFQHSLGTNIHAYTDSAQNSLTSFSDADWAGCPDDRRSTGGYAIYLGSNLVSWSARKQKTVSRSSTESEYKALADIVAELTWLQDLMHEL, encoded by the exons ATGCCACCTTTACCTACCCCTCCTCCTACTCAAACTAATCAACCTCCTCCTACTCAAACCAATCAGCCCATTCGTTCTCGTCCAGCTCATCTTCGTCCGAATCCAAAACAAACCAAACCATACAACGCATCTTCATATCACACTCGTTATCCTCTATCAGAACCCGCCACCTTCACCATTGCTAACAACGATCTTAAATGGCACAATGCCATGGCCGAAGAGTATTCTGCATTGATCAGGAATGGCACTTGGTTGCTTGTACCCCATCCTCCAGATGCTAATATA gaaacgtttagtccagttgtGAAATCAACAACTATTCGAGTTATCTTATCTCTAGCCATATCACACAAGTGGCCTCTTCTACAACTTGATGTTCAAAACGCGTTTCTTAATGGTAACCTGCATGAGACAGTTTATTTGAAACAACCCCAAGGCTTTGTTGACTCGGCCAAACCGAATCATGTTTGTCTACTTCAAAAATCCCTATATGGGTTAAAGCAGGCACCTCGAGCATGGTTTCATCGGTTATCACAGGCTCTCTTTTCTATGGGATTTCACGGCTCCAAAACAGATCCATCCTTATTTGTTTACTCTTCAGGACATACTCTTTTATATATGTTAGTCTACGTAGACGATATTATTTTGACAGGTAACAGTCAGGCGGCTATTGATGATATTGTACAACGACTTGTTCGCATGTTTTCTATTAAAGGCATGGGTAGTTTGTCATACTTTCTTAGAATTGAGGTGACTCGTACTGGTGATGATGTCATCCTATCACAACGAAAATACATACATGAAATTTTAGAATGTGCTGGCATGTACGATACTAAACCAGTCTCCTCACCAATGACCAGTAATGAGAGTCTTGCTCTCGGTGACGGTCCCATGTTTGCTGATTCAGTTAAATACCGACAGATTGTAGGAGCTCTTCAATACATTACTTTATCTCGTCCCGATATCACCTTTGCCGTAAACAAAGTTTGTCAATATATGCATTCACCAACCGATAATCA GCTTCGTTTTCAACATTCTTTGGGTACAAACATACATGCATATACTGATTCTGCTCAAAACTCATTGACTAGTTTTTCGGATGCCGACTGGGCTGGTTGTCCGGACGACCGTCGATCCACTGGGGGATATGCTATCTATCTAGGATCAAACCTTGTTTCGTGGTCTGCTCGTAAACAAAAGACTGTATCTCGGTCATCTACAGAATCCGAATATAAAGCCTTAGCTGATATTGTTGCCGAACTTACATGGTTACAGGATTTGATGCATGAACTTTGA